TCGGAGTTCTGCTGGGAGACTTTGCTCCCTATGTTACTGATTGCTTTTCCTTGCTCTTGTATCTGCTGTTGCTGTTGGCTTAGTGTTTTATTTATGCTTCCCAACTTATTGTTCTGGCCTTCTATGAGAGCTTGCAGGCTGTTTAGCCTATTGTCTAGTACAGCGAATTCTGCTGCTATTATGACTAGGACTATTACTAGGGCTGTAAGTGTCATGGCCGAAGGCTTACCCATTGTTGGACACCATATCCAACAGAATGTAATATCTTCCTTAAAAAATTGTCGCACAACCAAAAACAGATACACTAGAGTAACATAACGCCGAGGGAAATACTGGTTGATGAGGGATCCGGGAGGACCACCGCTTCACAACCTGAAACCTGCCAGGGCTCGAGAATTCTTGGGAGCTCCCGCATAGCCTAGGAACATTATGATTGTTTCAGGATAATGATAAAAATAATGCTACGGTCATAGTAGTAATATGAGGAGTAAATGGTTTTCTGGTTAACAGTTAGAATGAAGGATGGTGTCTTACCTTGAGTGAGGAAGACATTTATGATGTTCCTGAAGATTTAATAGAGGAGGTTGTTGAAGAGGAAGAGAAACCTAGGCAAGAGCATAGAAGACGACAGTATCCCTCTCAGAAGGATATAATGGAAGCTGTGAAGACTATTGCATTAACATACAATGTGGATCCTATCTTGTTCCCTGAGGAGGTTCTCAGATACCTTGAGGAGAAAGGCTTCAACGTTAAGCATGTGAATTTTAAGAGAATTTGGAGGACATATGAGAAACTAGTTAGAAACGGGCAAATGAGGGATGTATTGGGAGTGGTGTGGAGTTAAAAGGTTAAAGATTGAAGTACTTGGCGAACTCTGCTGGGCTTGGGTATTTCTGGAGTTCCTTGAACTCTATCCACTTCAAATCTATGTAGGTCTCTATTAACTCGCTGGGAAATATCGGCTTCAGGAAATCACTGTCACTCTCCAAGGCTTCTATTGCATGTGCCAAGCTTGGCGGCATTGTTTTTATACCCATTCTCCTCCTTTCAGCCTCTGTTAGGTGATAAACGTTTCCAGTAAACTGGCCTCCCGGGTCAATCTTCCTCTTTACACCGTCTAGGCCTGCCATTACCAGGGCTGATACGGCTAGGTAGGGGTTTGCAGTTGCATCCGGCTGCCTGAACTCTAGTCTAAGGAATTTCTCGTCAGGTTTAGGAGGTCGCGGTATTCTAATCATTGCACTCCTGTTTGAAACTCCCCATACACCGTATATAGGGGCCTCATACCCGGGGATCAGCCTCCTGTAACTGTTGACAGTCGGGTTCGTAAATGCAGCCACAGATTCGAGGTGCTCTATTACCCCTCCTATGAAGTATCTTGCCATCTCACTTATTCCCTCAGGGTTCGAAGGATCATGGAACAAGTTCCTTTCCCCACTCCAGAGACTCATATGTATATGCATTCCACTGCCATTGTCATTGTAGAAGACCTTTGGCATTAGCACAGCAGTTAATCCGTTAATTACTGAGATATTCCTTATTACATATTTCGCCGTGACTATAGCGTCCGCAGCCTTGCTAGGCTCATAGTGTTTTAGGTTTATCTCGCTTTGCCCGAAGCTAGCGACCTCGTGGTGATGGACTGTTGAGGTTACACCCATTTCTTTAAGGGCGCTTAGTATCTCGTTCCTCACTCGTCTAAGATCGTCCTGGGGGCCTGGGAGGTAGTAGCCTGCTTTCTCAGCTATTCCTGTTGAAGCGTTCTCTATTGACTCCTCTGAGGTTATCTCGAAACCCATTGCGTCAGGACTCATATCTAGGTAGAACTCGTTCACTATAAAGAACTCTATCTCGCTTCCAGCATATGCCTTCATCCCCTGTGATCTTAGGTATTCCTCGAGGTTCTCTGCGACGAATCTAGGGTCGGTTGATAATCTTTTGCCGCCCGGCTCATATACCTGTGTTATATACCTAACACTTGGCTCTTCAGTCCATGGAATGATTGCTTCAGTATCCTTTAGTGGTTTGAGAACTAGGTCACTGTTCTCTATAGGTTTGAACCCGTAAACACTGCTGCCGTCCAGCTTGCTTATGCCATCCTGGAAGACTTCCGGCTTCAAGTGATCCCTTGTAATGATTACCTGCCTGAGGACTCCTTGAAGGTCTGTGAATTGTAAGTGTATCCAGTTAGCTTCCAAACTTCTCACCCATGATTACTATACAGGAGGGAAAGATGTGGGATTATC
The sequence above is a segment of the Candidatus Tiamatella incendiivivens genome. Coding sequences within it:
- the glnA gene encoding type I glutamate--ammonia ligase; the protein is MEANWIHLQFTDLQGVLRQVIITRDHLKPEVFQDGISKLDGSSVYGFKPIENSDLVLKPLKDTEAIIPWTEEPSVRYITQVYEPGGKRLSTDPRFVAENLEEYLRSQGMKAYAGSEIEFFIVNEFYLDMSPDAMGFEITSEESIENASTGIAEKAGYYLPGPQDDLRRVRNEILSALKEMGVTSTVHHHEVASFGQSEINLKHYEPSKAADAIVTAKYVIRNISVINGLTAVLMPKVFYNDNGSGMHIHMSLWSGERNLFHDPSNPEGISEMARYFIGGVIEHLESVAAFTNPTVNSYRRLIPGYEAPIYGVWGVSNRSAMIRIPRPPKPDEKFLRLEFRQPDATANPYLAVSALVMAGLDGVKRKIDPGGQFTGNVYHLTEAERRRMGIKTMPPSLAHAIEALESDSDFLKPIFPSELIETYIDLKWIEFKELQKYPSPAEFAKYFNL